ACATGTATGAAAAGTATCTGGCCGGCGAACTGCCCACCGAACTCTATGAGTACACCGCCAAGGACGGCGTGGTCTACATGGGCGAGTGGCAGGCCAACGACAAGGCCACCGACGAGGTCCAGTCCCAGGTGCAGTCCATTTATGAGGACTTGGCCGCGGGCAAGATCGACGTGCCCAAAGCCTGACAACAAAGCGCAGTTTTTTCAGCCCATGCGGCAGTGCAATCCCGCACTGCCGCATTTGGGTATTTTATCCTGTTATGGGAGGCTGGTCGTTTGAACGGAATTTTTGGCAGAGCCAGCGGTTTTTTCACCGCCCTGTGGTCCATCCTTCTGGCATGCTGCATCACCGGCGCGGTGATGTACGCCATGGGTTATGATCCGCTGGACGCGTATTACCAGTTGATTTTCGGCTCTCTTGGCGGCGTATCGGCCCTCAGTGAAAGCATTGTAAAGACGGTGCCACTGATCTTCACCGGACTGAGCTTTGCCGTGGCGCTGCGCTCCGGTATGGTGAACCTGGGCGCCACCGGGCAGCTGTACTTAGGCGCGCTGTGCGCCACAGTGGTGGGCGTCTATGTGCCGGGCCTTCCCGCCCCGCTCCATCTCCTGCTGGCGTTGGCCGCGGGGTTTGCCGGCGGCGCGGCGGGCGGCGCGGTGGTGGGTTTTTTGAAAAACCGCTTTCAGGCCAATGAGCTCATCACCACCATCATGCTCAACGAAATCGCCATGGAGCTGGTCAACTGTCTGGTGGACGGGCCTATGAAGGACCTGGACGCCATCACCCAGTTTCCCCAGTCCAAGGCCATTTTGGGCAGCGCCGTGCTGCCCAAGCTCCTCACAGGCACCCGCCTCCACATCGGCATCTTCCTTGCCCTGCTGGCGCTGGTGTTCTACGGCTTCTTCCTGAAGAAGACCAAGTGGGGCTATGAGCTGCGGGTGGTGGGCGCCAATGCGTCCGCCGCCCGGACCGCGGGCATGGATGTGCGCCGGACCCAGCTTCTGGCCATGGTCCTGGCGGGCGGATTTGCCGGCCTTGCCGGGGGCATTGAGCTCTTGGCCATCCAGAAGCGGCTGATGCAGTCCTTTGCCGGGAATCTGGGCTTTGACGGCATCGCCGTGGCCCTGTTGGGCGGCAACCAACCCCTGGGCATCCTGCTCTCCGCCTTTTTATTCGGCATGATGAGCAACGGCTCCAACAAGATGCAGATGCTCTCCAACGTCCCCAGCGCGGTGATCTATCTGATGCAGGGGCTCATCGTCCTCTTTGTGGTGGGCCGCAAGCTCTATACCAGGAAGGTCTGGGCGGGACTTTTCCGCAGAAAAGGTGCAAAGGAGGTGCGTTCATGAACTCGCTTGGCGTCTTTTTGGGCTCCGTGGTCATGATGGCCGCCACCTATCTGCTGGCGGGAATGGGAGCCGTATTCGGCGAACGCGCCGGCATCGTCAACATCGGGATCGAGGGGCTTATGCTCACCGGAGCGCTGCTGGCGGTGGTAGGCTCCTACGCCGGCGGCTCGGTCTGGATCGGACTGCTGCTTGCAATCTCAGGCGCGGTGCTGCTGTCCGCCGTGTTTGCCTTTTTCACCGTAGGGCTCCAGGCCAATCAGACCGTCACCGGCGTGGCGCTCAACATCCTGGCCTCCGGTCTGACGGTGCTGGTGTTTCGCACCGTATTTGGCCTCAACGGCATGATCCCCAGAATCGATACCTTTGAACCGGTGGCCATCCCGCTTTTGAGCAGTCTCCCGGTGGTGGGCACGCTTTTCCGCCAGCCTGTCCCTGTCTATCTGGCCTTTGCCCTGGTGCCCGTGTGCTCCTTTGTGATGCACCGGACCAACCTGGGCCTCATTGTCCGCAGCGTGGGCAACAACCCCCGGGCCTGCGACACCGTGGGGCTCCCGGTGCACCGGGTGCAGGTGGGAACTATTTTGTTCACCGGACTGATGTCCGGCATGGCCGGGGCGTTTCTCTCCACCGGCCAGCTGAGCTTTTTCACCGAGGGTATGGTGGCCGGGCGGGGCTACATGGTTTTGGCGGCGGTGGTCTTCGGCAACTACTCTCCTCTGGGTGTGATGGGAGCCGCGCTGCTCTTCGGCGCCAGCGAGGCGCTTCAGTACCGCCTTCAGGTGGCCAGCACCGGCATCCCCACCGAGGTTTGGGCCATGCTGCCCTACGCCATCACCCTGCTGGCCATCTGCGCCTACCGCCGCAGGTCCAACCGCCCGGTGTGCAGCGGCCGGAACTATGTGCGCTGAGGAGGGAGTCCATATGGCTTTTTTGGAAATGAACCACATCTATAAATCCTTCGGGACAACCGCCGCCAACAAGGACGTCCACCTGAGTGTAGAACAGGGGGAGATCCACGCCATCTTAGGCGAAAACGGCGCCGGAAAATCCACGCTGATGAACATTCTCTACGGCATGTACGCACCGGACAGCGGGGAAATCCTTCTGCGGGGCCAAAACGTGCGCTTTTTCTCCTCCGGCGACGCCATTGCCCAGGGCATCGGCATGGTGCACCAGCACTTTATGCTGATCCCGGAGCAGACCGTTATTGAAAATGTGGTGTTGGGCGGAGCCGAAAACCCCTTTGTGCTGAATCTGAAGGAGCAGGCCCGGCGCTTCACGGAGCTGGCCCACAGCTACAGCATGGATATCGATCCCTGGTGCCGGGTGGAGCAGTTGTCCGTGGGCCAGCAGCAGCGGCTGGAGATTCTCAAGGCGCTTTATAAAAAGGCGGACCTTCTGATTCTGGACGAGCCCACCGCCGTGTTGACGCCCCGGGAGGTCCAAGAGCTGTTCCGCATGATGCGCCAGCTGTCCGCTCAGGGCTGCACCATCCTCTTCATCACCCACAAGCTGCCGGAGATCATGGACGTGTGCACCCGGTGCACCATCCTGCGCCAGGGAGAAACCGTCTGCACCATGCCCATCACACCCGAGGTAAACCGCCACGACCTGGCGGTGCGTATGGTTGGCCGGGAGGTGGAGCTGGGCCTGAGCAAGGAATCCGCGAAGCCCGGCGACCCGGTCTTGCAGGTTGAGCACCTCTCCTATGTGCGCCCAGACGGCGTGGAGGCGGTCCGGGACGTCTCCTTCTCTGTCCGGGAAGGGGAGATTGTGGGCATCTGCGGCGTGGACGGCAACGGCCAGTCGGAGTTGATCCGCTGTATCACCGGTCTGCTGCGCCCCTCCTCCGGGGAGGCTCTGGTGGAGGGCAAGCCCTGCAAAAGCGCGAAGCAGGTGCTGCGTCAGGGCGTGGCCCACATCCCTGAGGACCGCCTGAAGATGGCGGTGGTCAAGGAGATGAGCATCGGCGACAACATGGTGCTCATGCACTACGACCAGGTGCCGCTTTGCCGCCGTGGGCTCATCGACTGGAAGGCCGCCCGCCAGCGCGGCAGCCGCATCTGTCAGGAGTACCAGGTGCGCATGGCCGGGCTGGACCAGGCGGTCCAGGAGCTCTCCGGAGGGAATCAGCAGAAGATGGTGGTTGGCCGGGAGCTGGACTGGGACCCCAGGCTGCTCATTGCCGTCCACCCCAGCCGGGGACTGGACATCGGCGCCACCCGCTACATCCAAAACAGCATCATCGCCGCCCGCCAGCGCGGCACCGCGGTTTTGGTGGTATCCACAGAGTTGGAGGAGATCATGGAGCTGTCCGACCGCATTCTGGTCATCTTCAGCGGCCGCATCATGGCTGATCTCACCCAGTCCCAGGCCACCCGGGAAACCTTAGGCGCCCTGATGGCCGGTATCAAGGAGGAGGGAAATCATGCAGGTTGATCCAAACAAGGACCGCCCGGCGCTGCTGTCGGCAGCCAACGGCCAGGTGCCCTGTGACCTGACGGTCGGCAACGTAGTGATCTTCGACGTGTTTACAGGCGCCCTGACCCCCGGCAGCGTGGACATCTTTCAGGGCGTCATCGTCTGCGTCCGGGAGGGGGAAACGGAGGACGCGGGGAAAAGCAGGGGGTATTACGACGGCAAGGGCGCCATCCTTCTGCCCGGCTTTATCGACACCCACATCCACGTGGAGAGCACCATGATGATCCCCGAGCACTTTGCCCGGACCGTCCTGCCCTGCGGCACCACTACCGTGATGACCGACCCCCATGAGACGGCCAACGTCGCCGGGATTGCAGGCGTCCGCTTCATGCTGGACAACAGCCGGAAAACGCCCCTGCGCCAGTACGTGCTGGCCCCCTCCTGCGTGCCCTCCGTCCCGGGCCTTGAGGAGAGCGGCGCGGCCTTTGGCCCGGAGGAGATTGGCGCACTGCTGGAGCTTCCCGGCGTGGCCGGCATCGGAGAGGTGATGGACTACGTAAACGTGTGCCGGGATGAAAAGCGGATGCGGGGCATCGTACAAAAGGGACTTGAGCGGGATGTGTTCATCCAGGGCCACGCGCCCCGGCTCATGGGCCAGGGTCTCAACGCCTACATTCTGGCAGGCGCGCAGAGCGATCATGAATGCCGAAGCCGCCAGGAATGCGCCTTGAAGCAGCGGCTGGGAATGCACGTCAACCTCAAGAGCAGTTCCCTCTCCAACCATTTGGCGGAGAACCTTGAGGCCGTCCGCACCCAGCGCTGGAAGGACAGCGTCTCCATCTGTACCGACGACGTCCACGCCAGGCGCCTCCTGACCGAGGGCCACATCAACCGGGTGATCCGGGAGGCCATCGAATGCGGCGCCGACCCCATGGAGCTCTACCGCTGCGCCACCTACAACGCCGCCCGGGAATACCGCTTCCGGGATATCGGCGCCGTGGCGCCGGGATATGCGGCGGACCTGCAGCTGCTGCGGGCCCTGGACGGCGGCACGCCGGAGGCTGTCTTTGTGGGCGGCTCCCTTGTTGCAAGGGACGGGGTCTACTGCGCTGAGGACGACCGCTCCGCCCCGGCTCCGGTCCCCTGCCCCATGGAGCTTGGCTACCTCGCCTCGCCGGAGGACTTCCGTCTGAAAGCTCCGGAGGGCGCCGCGCAAACCGTGCGCACCCTGGTGATCCACAGCAAGTACCAGGGCTCCCCCTTCAATCAGGGCTTTTATGAGCCCCTTCCCGTCCGCGGAGGCTATGTGGAGCTCTCCGGCCTGGAGAACACGCAGTACTGCTGTGTGTGCAACCGTTACGGCCGTCCACGCCGCACCATCGGCGTCATGCGGGGCTTCGGCATCCTGCGCGGCGCCCTGGCCTCCACGGTGGCCCACGACTGTCACAACCTGACCCTGGTCTACACCAATCCGGAGGACGCCTTCCTGGCCATGGAGGCGGTTAAATCCATTGGCGGCGGCTTTGCCGTGGCGGCAGAGGGTAAGGTGCTGGCGGTGCTGCCCCTGCCGGTGATGGGGCTGATGTCCGACCGGTGCGCCCGGGAGATAGTTCCCCAGATTGCGGCGGTGGAACAGGCCCTCTCCTCCATCAGCGACGGCAGCTGCTACCTGCTCAAGCATGCCACCATGGCCCTGCCCGTCCTGCCGGGGACGCTGATCACCGATCTGGGGCTGGTGGACGGTCCTTCTCAGACCTTCCTGCCCCTGTTTGACAAGGATTGAGTGTGGAAAGGAGACTTTCATGTTATCTATCCGGGAATATGTATTTGCCGAATCCGTGGAGGAGGCCTGCGCCCTGGTGCGAAAAAGCCCCGCCAACCGGATCATCGGCGGCGGGTGCTGGCTGCGGCTGGAGCGCCGCCCCTATGGGACGCTGGTGGATATAAGCCGCCTGGGCCTGGACCAGATTGAGGAGGCGGACGGATTTTTCCGCATCGGCGGCTGCTGCACCCTGCGGCAGCTGGAACGAAGCGCCCTGCTCCGCAGCCGCTTTGGCTCCCTCTTTGCTGAGTGCACCGCCGGCATTGTGGGCGTGCAGTTTCGAAACTGCGCCACCCTTGGCGGCAGTCTCTACGGCCGGTTCGGCTTTTCCGACCTTGCCACGGCGCTGCTGGCGCTGGAAGCGGAGGTGGATCTTTGCCAGGCCGGGCGCCTTTCCCTGGAGGACTTCCTGAAAACCTTCCGGCACGGGGAACGGGATGTGCTCACTGCCGTCCGCATCCCCGCGGACGCCCGGGCCTCCTTTGCGTCCTTTCGCCTCACCGCCACCGACCTCCCTGTTCTCAATGCCGCCGTAGGCCGCCGGCTGGGGCGGTGGCGCATCGCGGTGGGCGCCCGGCCCGCCGTGGCCGCACTGGCTCCCAAGGCAGCGGAGCAGCTTGCAGCAGGAACGCCGCTTGCGGCCGAAACCGCAGCCCGGGAGCTGCGGTTCGGCTCCAACCTGCGGGGAAGCGCCCAGTATCGCGCCGCACTGTGCCAGGTGCTGGTGGAGCGGTGCATCCAGGCGCAGAAGGAGGAGATGTCATGCGGATCTTGATCACGGTCAACGGACAGCCCTGGCAGGGGGACATCGCCCCCGGGGCCTCTTTGCTGGACTATCTGCGAAGCCGGGGCCTGATGGGCTCCAAGGAGGGCTGCGACACCGGAAGCTGCGGCGCGTGCACGGTCTGGGTGGACGGCATTCCCGTCCTCTCCTGTTCCTATCCCGCGGCCCGGGCGGCCGGCGCCTCTGTCACCACCATCGAAGGCGTGCGGGAAGAAGCTGAGGAGGTGGGCCGGTTTCTCTCCAGGGAGGGCGCCGAGCAGTGCGGCTACTGCAGTCCCGGCCTCATTATGACGGTACTGGCCCTGGAGCGGGAAAACCCCGGCGCCGACGATAGTGAAATCAGCACCTATTTGGCGGGGAACCTCTGCCGCTGTTCCGGTTACGCCGGCCAGCTGACCGCCATCCGCCGGTATCTGCACCGGGAAAGGGGGAATCGGCTGTGAAGACGGTAAACCAGTCCTGCCGGAAAAAGGACGCCGCGGCCCTGACCTGCGGCACGGCCTCCTATACGGACGATCTCTCTCCGTCAGGTAGCCTGTGGGTCAAAGTCCTTCGCAGCCCCCATGCCCACGCGCTCATCCGCTCCATTGACTCCACCGCCGCTTTTGCGGTTCCGGGTGTGGTCTGCGTCCTGACCCACGCCGATCTTCCCAAAATACGCTGCACCTATGCCGGGCAGTGCGCGCCGGAATCCTCGCCCTATGACCGCTACATCCTGGAGGACCGGGTGCGTTATGTGGGCGATCCAGTGGCCATTGTTGCGGCGGAGACGGAACAGGCGACGGAAGCCGCGCTGCGCCGAATCCGGGTGCAATATAAGGTGCTTCCCGCCGTGCTGGATTTCGAGCAGGCCCTGGACGCGCCCGTGGTGGTGCATCCGGAGGCGGATTACCACAACAACGTCCCCATCGGCGGCGACGTAAAACGAAATCTCCTGTGCAGCCACAGCGCGGAGTACGGTGATGTGGACAGGGCGTTTGAGGACTGTGACCTGATTCTGGAGGACACCTTCTACACCCAGGCCGCCGCCCACGCCATGATGGAGACCTTTCGCACCTGCTGCTACTTTGATTATCAGGGAAGGCTGACCATTGTCAGCTCCACCCAGGTGCCTTTCCACATCCGCCGCATTGCCGCGGCGGCTCTGGGCCTGCCCCAGTCCCGGGTCCGGGTGATCAAGCCGCGGGTGGGCGGAGGCTTCGGCGCAAAGCAGTCCATCGTCTCGGAGCTCTTGGCCGCCGCAGTCACCGTGGCCACGGGCCGCCCCGCCAAGCTGGTTTTCACCCGGCGGGAGTGCTTTACCGCCTCCAACAGCCGCCACCAGATGCGGCTTCAGGTGAAGATGGGCGCCACCCGGGACGGCGTGGTCCGGGCCATCGAGCTCTACGCCCTGGGCAACGGCGGCGCCTACGGGGAGCAGTCCTTCCCCACCAGCTTGCTGGTGGGCCACAAAACCATTCCCCTGTACGCCCACGCCGCCTTTCGCCACCGGGCTGATTTTGTCTACACCAACACCATGCCCGCCGGAGCCTGCCGGGGCTTTGGCGCCACCCAGGGATGCTTTGCCGTGGAAAGCATGGCAAACCGCGTGGCCCATGCCCTGGGCCTGGACCCGGCGGAGCTGCGGCTGAAAAACATCCCCCACGCCGGAGAGGTGATGCCGGCCTATTTCGGTGACGTGCTGCAAAGCAGCGGCCTGGACCGGTGCATTGAGACCGGAAAGCGCCTGTTCCGCTGGGACGAGCGCCGCCATGCCCGCAGCGTCGGCGGCGGAAAGGTCCGGGCAGCCGGCATGGCCGTTACCATGCAGGGCTCGGGCGTGCCCATGAAGGACGTCTGCTGCGCCACGGTGCACTTAAATGACAACGGCTACTACACCCTTCACATCGGCGCCACAGACATCGGCACCGGCTGCGACACCATTCTGGCCCAGATGGCGGCGGAAGTGCTGAACTGCTCCGTCGACCAAGTGGTCACCGAGGGCGTGGACACCGACCACTCCCCTTATGATAAGGGCTCCTACGCC
This window of the Dysosmobacter acutus genome carries:
- a CDS encoding ABC transporter permease, which encodes MNGIFGRASGFFTALWSILLACCITGAVMYAMGYDPLDAYYQLIFGSLGGVSALSESIVKTVPLIFTGLSFAVALRSGMVNLGATGQLYLGALCATVVGVYVPGLPAPLHLLLALAAGFAGGAAGGAVVGFLKNRFQANELITTIMLNEIAMELVNCLVDGPMKDLDAITQFPQSKAILGSAVLPKLLTGTRLHIGIFLALLALVFYGFFLKKTKWGYELRVVGANASAARTAGMDVRRTQLLAMVLAGGFAGLAGGIELLAIQKRLMQSFAGNLGFDGIAVALLGGNQPLGILLSAFLFGMMSNGSNKMQMLSNVPSAVIYLMQGLIVLFVVGRKLYTRKVWAGLFRRKGAKEVRS
- a CDS encoding ABC transporter permease; this encodes MNSLGVFLGSVVMMAATYLLAGMGAVFGERAGIVNIGIEGLMLTGALLAVVGSYAGGSVWIGLLLAISGAVLLSAVFAFFTVGLQANQTVTGVALNILASGLTVLVFRTVFGLNGMIPRIDTFEPVAIPLLSSLPVVGTLFRQPVPVYLAFALVPVCSFVMHRTNLGLIVRSVGNNPRACDTVGLPVHRVQVGTILFTGLMSGMAGAFLSTGQLSFFTEGMVAGRGYMVLAAVVFGNYSPLGVMGAALLFGASEALQYRLQVASTGIPTEVWAMLPYAITLLAICAYRRRSNRPVCSGRNYVR
- a CDS encoding ABC transporter ATP-binding protein; this translates as MAFLEMNHIYKSFGTTAANKDVHLSVEQGEIHAILGENGAGKSTLMNILYGMYAPDSGEILLRGQNVRFFSSGDAIAQGIGMVHQHFMLIPEQTVIENVVLGGAENPFVLNLKEQARRFTELAHSYSMDIDPWCRVEQLSVGQQQRLEILKALYKKADLLILDEPTAVLTPREVQELFRMMRQLSAQGCTILFITHKLPEIMDVCTRCTILRQGETVCTMPITPEVNRHDLAVRMVGREVELGLSKESAKPGDPVLQVEHLSYVRPDGVEAVRDVSFSVREGEIVGICGVDGNGQSELIRCITGLLRPSSGEALVEGKPCKSAKQVLRQGVAHIPEDRLKMAVVKEMSIGDNMVLMHYDQVPLCRRGLIDWKAARQRGSRICQEYQVRMAGLDQAVQELSGGNQQKMVVGRELDWDPRLLIAVHPSRGLDIGATRYIQNSIIAARQRGTAVLVVSTELEEIMELSDRILVIFSGRIMADLTQSQATRETLGALMAGIKEEGNHAG
- a CDS encoding adenine deaminase — translated: MQVDPNKDRPALLSAANGQVPCDLTVGNVVIFDVFTGALTPGSVDIFQGVIVCVREGETEDAGKSRGYYDGKGAILLPGFIDTHIHVESTMMIPEHFARTVLPCGTTTVMTDPHETANVAGIAGVRFMLDNSRKTPLRQYVLAPSCVPSVPGLEESGAAFGPEEIGALLELPGVAGIGEVMDYVNVCRDEKRMRGIVQKGLERDVFIQGHAPRLMGQGLNAYILAGAQSDHECRSRQECALKQRLGMHVNLKSSSLSNHLAENLEAVRTQRWKDSVSICTDDVHARRLLTEGHINRVIREAIECGADPMELYRCATYNAAREYRFRDIGAVAPGYAADLQLLRALDGGTPEAVFVGGSLVARDGVYCAEDDRSAPAPVPCPMELGYLASPEDFRLKAPEGAAQTVRTLVIHSKYQGSPFNQGFYEPLPVRGGYVELSGLENTQYCCVCNRYGRPRRTIGVMRGFGILRGALASTVAHDCHNLTLVYTNPEDAFLAMEAVKSIGGGFAVAAEGKVLAVLPLPVMGLMSDRCAREIVPQIAAVEQALSSISDGSCYLLKHATMALPVLPGTLITDLGLVDGPSQTFLPLFDKD
- a CDS encoding FAD binding domain-containing protein codes for the protein MLSIREYVFAESVEEACALVRKSPANRIIGGGCWLRLERRPYGTLVDISRLGLDQIEEADGFFRIGGCCTLRQLERSALLRSRFGSLFAECTAGIVGVQFRNCATLGGSLYGRFGFSDLATALLALEAEVDLCQAGRLSLEDFLKTFRHGERDVLTAVRIPADARASFASFRLTATDLPVLNAAVGRRLGRWRIAVGARPAVAALAPKAAEQLAAGTPLAAETAARELRFGSNLRGSAQYRAALCQVLVERCIQAQKEEMSCGS
- a CDS encoding (2Fe-2S)-binding protein; the encoded protein is MRILITVNGQPWQGDIAPGASLLDYLRSRGLMGSKEGCDTGSCGACTVWVDGIPVLSCSYPAARAAGASVTTIEGVREEAEEVGRFLSREGAEQCGYCSPGLIMTVLALERENPGADDSEISTYLAGNLCRCSGYAGQLTAIRRYLHRERGNRL
- a CDS encoding xanthine dehydrogenase family protein molybdopterin-binding subunit, giving the protein MKTVNQSCRKKDAAALTCGTASYTDDLSPSGSLWVKVLRSPHAHALIRSIDSTAAFAVPGVVCVLTHADLPKIRCTYAGQCAPESSPYDRYILEDRVRYVGDPVAIVAAETEQATEAALRRIRVQYKVLPAVLDFEQALDAPVVVHPEADYHNNVPIGGDVKRNLLCSHSAEYGDVDRAFEDCDLILEDTFYTQAAAHAMMETFRTCCYFDYQGRLTIVSSTQVPFHIRRIAAAALGLPQSRVRVIKPRVGGGFGAKQSIVSELLAAAVTVATGRPAKLVFTRRECFTASNSRHQMRLQVKMGATRDGVVRAIELYALGNGGAYGEQSFPTSLLVGHKTIPLYAHAAFRHRADFVYTNTMPAGACRGFGATQGCFAVESMANRVAHALGLDPAELRLKNIPHAGEVMPAYFGDVLQSSGLDRCIETGKRLFRWDERRHARSVGGGKVRAAGMAVTMQGSGVPMKDVCCATVHLNDNGYYTLHIGATDIGTGCDTILAQMAAEVLNCSVDQVVTEGVDTDHSPYDKGSYASSTTYVTGQAVVKAASALKEQLLEEGSRRLNLLPERCDLDEGGVFERSDPSRRLSLQQLGAQLVLRPDCRFLTATAQHCCTYSAPPLMAGFAEVEVDTATGKVSVTDFLGVVDCGTVINPALATVQAQGGILQGIGMALYEAVSCSPEGKLRTNSFLQYKIPVRPDAPPIRIAFEPDWEPTGPFGAKSIGEVVINTPCPAIADAVFQAVGVSCASLPITPETVWRGIREGSQ